ggtctctcatcagtgtgaatacGTTGATGATATTGCAGATCCCCAGAACCTTTGAAGCACTTTCCACAGTctggacatttaaaaggtctctcgtcagtgtgaacccGTTGATGTGTCAGAAGGTGAGGCGATGTCCTGAACCTCTTCCCACACTGTGAGCAGCTGAATGGTGCGTACCcggtgtgaatgcgctggtgctCCCTCAGTCCGTGTGGGTTTTTAAAGCTCTTTTCACAATCAGGGCATTTAAACTCTCTCTTTTCAGCGTGGACTTGCTGGTGTTTCAACAGGTGGGATGAGAGAGTGAATCCTtttccacacacggagcaggtgaatggcctctccccagtgtgaagtcGTTGGTGTCTCTGAAGGCAGACTAattgaatgaatcccttcccacacacggagcagataaatggcctctccccggtgtgattGCGCCGATGAGTTTCCAGATCAGACGGggatctgaatcccttcccacagtccccacatttccagggtttctccctggtgtgaacagtGCTTTTTGCTTCCATGTTCAAAGGATGATAAcatccaggtcctgatgaatcaaGTGACTCTGGTTGATTTTGATGTGATAGTGGTTTGACTTTCCAAACTGCAAATCCTTCTAATACTCTacaaaatgaatttaaaacatAAACAAGGAACTGTGAAACAGAACCGACAAAAACACAAGGACAGGCTGTGACATTGAGGtgaatgaatctggtaatttgtgggaCCAGCACGAGGAAAATGTGACCAtggaaactaccagattgtcataaaaacccaactggttcactaatgtccttaagggaagggaacctgcctcCCAGTCTGGACCTACACAAGATTCTGGCCTCTatgggagaagagagagtgagaggtggaggaggggaaaagGAGATGGATTTCATAGATCTGCAATTCAACCAGAATTTGGaaattccaaacccatggcccCCACCACCTGAAAAGACAAGAGCAGCTGGTGCATGGGGAAAACCATCAGCTTCAAGACACACAGCatagagttcacactggggagaggccagacACCTGCTCCACGTGTGGGAAGGGGTTTAATCCATCATCCAACcggctgacacaccagcgagttcagcATTGACTcgaggggttggattctgctgttcatcacatccaggactgaaccatttTCATTCTGATAGTGTGGGTTGGTTTCTGCTGACGTTAATAATTTCTGTAACCGGACTGGTGATTTAATATTCTGGAAATTGCCTTGTTTTACTTTGTAACCCTTACTCTTCAAATGAAGCATCTTTCTTCGGCCTACAacaaacagtgatttacttgtaatTTTTTCCATTTAGTTTCTTTATTCAGCGCTTACCATGTGGTCAGCTCTACGGTGGGAAgatcaaacacagattgggtgatcaATTTGTGGAACAACCTCTGTTCAGTCTATGAGCttgaccctgagcttctggtcacttgtcattttaattctctgccccactcccactctgacctcactGTCCTTGACCCCCTGAGCtgctccaatgaagctcaatgggagcttaaggaacagcagctcatctttagATTcgacactttacaaccttccagaacTCAACATCGAGTTCAGCAGTTTCTGCACCACAGTGAGTTGTCAGGATCAGGAACTCTTGACCTGAAAAGGTGCTGG
Above is a window of Carcharodon carcharias isolate sCarCar2 chromosome 27, sCarCar2.pri, whole genome shotgun sequence DNA encoding:
- the LOC121270624 gene encoding zinc finger protein 235-like, translating into MEAKSTVHTREKPWKCGDCGKGFRSPSDLETHRRNHTGERPFICSVCGKGFIQLVCLQRHQRLHTGERPFTCSVCGKGFTLSSHLLKHQQVHAEKREFKCPDCEKSFKNPHGLREHQRIHTGYAPFSCSQCGKRFRTSPHLLTHQRVHTDERPFKCPDCGKCFKGSGDLQYHQRIHTDERPFRCSHCATGFRRSSELTVHERVHTGERPFICSKCGKGFTQSSNLLTHQLVHTGERPFTCSECGKGFTRPSHLLTHQRVHTGERPFTCSVCGKGFNRSSNLLRHQRVHTGERPFTCPVCGKGFIHSS